A portion of the Bacteroidota bacterium genome contains these proteins:
- a CDS encoding sigma-54 dependent transcriptional regulator — MTYRFFVVDDDRHYARLLSYRLDKDKQHDVRVFHSGEEALDALDERPDLILLDIMMPGIGGIETLKRLRQRDPDLPVVMISAQGTVEVAVQAMKGGALDYITKGQDDLVKLDIVVKNVKEKVALQREVENLRGEVAEKYGLDEIVGDSTAMEDLYRTIRKTLRGNLTVAIQGESGTGKELVARAIHFNSDRAQGPFVVVNCAAIPSELMESEFFGHEKGSFTGAHARKIGKFEEADGGTIFLDEIGELDLGLQAKLLRALQNREITRVGGSGLIKFDARVISATNKDILAMIRENTFREDLYYRLFQFPVVLPPLREREQDVLVLAHHFLTAYKEDNQQFRDKLLSSEATRAIAAYNWPGNVRELKNVVERAILISDSDLIQPADLMLDTNAALVPWNERVHAAAGTEAGGDSSPRFVAPPIPKAPALSAPSGPAAPSGGAPAGNPAQPTSAGDGIDAPEPILAAASTPDEIVPLEDLKRRAVEQAYHACEGNVDRAAVELGIGRATMYRLLKKYEINTD, encoded by the coding sequence ATGACCTATCGCTTCTTCGTCGTCGACGACGACCGTCACTACGCCCGCCTCCTCTCCTACCGCCTCGACAAGGACAAGCAGCACGATGTGCGCGTCTTCCACTCGGGCGAAGAGGCCCTCGACGCCCTCGACGAGCGCCCCGACCTGATCCTGCTCGACATCATGATGCCCGGCATCGGCGGCATCGAGACGCTCAAGCGGCTGCGCCAGCGCGACCCCGACCTCCCCGTTGTGATGATCTCGGCGCAGGGCACCGTGGAGGTAGCTGTGCAAGCCATGAAGGGCGGCGCGCTCGACTACATCACGAAGGGGCAGGACGATTTGGTCAAGCTCGACATCGTCGTCAAGAACGTGAAGGAGAAGGTGGCCCTCCAGCGCGAGGTCGAGAACCTGCGCGGCGAGGTCGCCGAGAAGTACGGCCTCGACGAGATCGTGGGCGACAGCACGGCGATGGAGGACCTCTACCGCACGATCCGCAAGACGCTGCGCGGCAACCTGACCGTCGCCATCCAGGGCGAGAGTGGCACAGGGAAGGAGCTCGTCGCCCGCGCGATCCACTTCAACTCGGACCGCGCCCAGGGGCCATTCGTGGTCGTCAACTGCGCCGCGATCCCGTCGGAGCTGATGGAGAGCGAATTTTTCGGTCACGAGAAGGGCTCGTTCACCGGCGCGCACGCCCGCAAGATTGGCAAGTTCGAGGAGGCCGACGGCGGCACCATCTTCCTCGACGAGATCGGCGAGCTCGACCTCGGCTTGCAGGCGAAGCTGCTGCGGGCGCTCCAGAACCGCGAGATCACCCGCGTCGGCGGCTCCGGCCTCATCAAGTTCGACGCCCGCGTCATCTCGGCGACCAACAAGGACATCCTCGCCATGATCCGGGAGAACACCTTCCGCGAGGACCTCTACTACCGCCTCTTCCAGTTCCCGGTCGTGCTGCCGCCGCTGCGCGAGCGCGAGCAGGACGTGCTCGTCCTCGCCCATCACTTCCTCACGGCGTACAAGGAGGACAACCAGCAATTCCGCGACAAGCTGCTCTCGTCCGAGGCCACGCGCGCCATCGCGGCCTACAACTGGCCCGGCAACGTACGCGAGCTCAAGAACGTAGTCGAGCGCGCCATCCTGATCTCGGACAGCGACCTCATCCAACCCGCCGACCTGATGCTGGACACGAACGCCGCACTAGTGCCGTGGAACGAGCGCGTGCACGCGGCAGCAGGCACGGAGGCCGGTGGTGACTCCAGCCCGCGCTTCGTGGCCCCGCCCATCCCGAAGGCGCCAGCCCTGAGCGCGCCGAGCGGCCCCGCGGCCCCGTCGGGCGGTGCCCCAGCGGGCAACCCCGCGCAACCCACGTCGGCCGGCGACGGTATAGACGCGCCGGAGCCCATCCTGGCCGCCGCCTCGACGCCCGACGAGATCGTGCCGCTCGAAGACCTCAAGCGCCGCGCCGTTGAGCAGGCCTACCATGCCTGCGAGGGCAACGTCGACCGCGCCGCCGTCGAACTCGGCATCGGCCGCGCGACCATGTACCGACTCCTCAAGAAGTACGAGATCAACACGGACTAG
- a CDS encoding mechanosensitive ion channel family protein, with translation MPQATPDSTSTSDVLTTVEPLSVSDLVGTLVDKLAGWVEGFVLLLPNLVAALLIVLAFVLLARSARSLVTTLMNKISGRASGASTSVVSLLGTLAYSAVLAAGIFIALGLIGLDRAVTTLLAGAGVLGLALGFAFQDIAANFIAGVLIAVRSPFDIGDLVETNGHMGTISDINLRATHVRTFQGQEVIIPNSQVYQNPLVNYTEIGSRRIDLGCGVGYGDDLQHAEDVATAALSDVSSRDTARDVTLFWTEFGDSSVNFVASYWVTFQGQADFLAAQSEGIKRLKTAFDASGVTIPFPIRTLDFGPNGGVELREMLDDKV, from the coding sequence ATGCCCCAAGCGACTCCCGACTCTACCTCCACCTCTGATGTCCTGACGACTGTCGAGCCCCTCAGCGTCAGCGACCTTGTCGGCACGCTCGTCGACAAGCTCGCAGGCTGGGTCGAAGGCTTCGTGCTGCTGCTGCCCAACCTGGTCGCCGCGCTCCTCATCGTGCTTGCGTTTGTGCTCCTCGCACGCAGCGCGCGGTCGCTCGTGACCACGCTGATGAATAAGATCAGCGGCCGGGCCAGCGGCGCGTCCACGAGTGTCGTCTCGCTACTGGGCACACTCGCCTATAGCGCCGTCCTCGCCGCGGGGATCTTCATCGCGCTCGGCTTGATCGGGCTGGACCGTGCCGTGACCACGCTCCTCGCCGGTGCTGGTGTTCTCGGCCTTGCCCTCGGCTTCGCGTTCCAGGACATCGCTGCCAACTTCATCGCCGGCGTCCTCATCGCCGTGCGCTCGCCGTTCGACATCGGCGACCTCGTGGAGACGAACGGCCACATGGGCACCATCTCAGACATCAACCTCCGCGCGACACACGTCCGCACGTTCCAGGGCCAAGAGGTCATCATCCCCAACAGCCAGGTCTACCAGAACCCGCTCGTCAACTACACCGAGATCGGATCGCGGCGCATCGACCTCGGCTGCGGCGTCGGCTACGGCGACGACCTTCAGCACGCCGAGGACGTAGCAACGGCCGCCCTCTCGGACGTCTCCAGCCGTGACACCGCGCGCGACGTGACGCTCTTCTGGACCGAGTTCGGCGACTCGTCCGTCAACTTCGTGGCGAGCTACTGGGTCACCTTCCAGGGCCAGGCCGACTTCCTCGCCGCGCAGAGCGAGGGCATCAAGCGGCTCAAGACGGCCTTCGACGCCAGCGGCGTGACGATCCCGTTCCCGATCCGCACGCTCGACTTCGGCCCCAACGGCGGCGTCGAACTTCGCGAGATGCTCGACGACAAGGTGTGA
- a CDS encoding superoxide dismutase: MAFELPPLPYAYDALEPHFDARTMEIHHTKHHQGYTNKLNAALDGTDWAGKSIEDLLSNLDALPADKQTAVRNNGGGFYNHAIFWTILSPNGGGEPTGDLGAAITETFGSYDAFKEAFKKAATGQFGSGWGWLAVGANGLHIHGLPNQDNPVMHGDFPILGLDVWEHAYYLHYQNRRGDYVDHFFNLINWDEADRRYRNYLAQQ; encoded by the coding sequence ATGGCCTTCGAACTGCCCCCTCTTCCCTACGCCTACGACGCCCTGGAGCCGCACTTCGACGCGCGCACCATGGAGATCCACCACACCAAACACCACCAGGGCTACACCAATAAGCTCAACGCGGCCCTCGACGGCACCGACTGGGCCGGCAAGTCCATCGAGGACCTCCTCTCGAACCTCGACGCGCTGCCCGCCGACAAGCAGACAGCGGTCCGCAACAACGGCGGCGGCTTCTACAACCACGCCATCTTCTGGACCATCCTCTCGCCCAACGGCGGCGGCGAACCGACAGGCGACCTCGGCGCGGCCATCACCGAGACCTTCGGCTCCTACGACGCCTTCAAGGAGGCGTTCAAGAAGGCCGCCACCGGCCAGTTCGGCTCTGGCTGGGGCTGGCTCGCCGTCGGCGCCAACGGCCTCCACATTCACGGGCTGCCCAATCAGGACAACCCGGTCATGCACGGCGACTTCCCGATCCTCGGCCTCGACGTCTGGGAGCACGCCTACTACCTCCACTATCAGAACCGCCGCGGCGACTACGTGGACCACTTCTTCAACCTCATCAACTGGGACGAGGCCGACCGACGCTACCGCAACTACCTCGCGCAACAGTAG
- a CDS encoding T9SS type A sorting domain-containing protein, translating to MRLLATILLTFACGLAPALAQHAKTVPSAVSAIALDDGIDSPTDAFRSVADVSTDFEASEGFAPGYCAQNGWTAFAASTTQGTVNAANPYSGSQHLRIADDPTQADGTSTGCFSPDEGAQPAGTYAVQFKIAISATLGADYDIIAQSPAQAALTARMKFNFEGNIFVIDDPGTGLAFVDTGVAWSVGPYVEGRIVVDGVTGIQQYFYNDVLIYTTNPLPTLATSIDQVIFLSDNFHIGDVGDLDDLYYGLLANIPVELTSFNAVMDGESVVLDWQTASETINAGFEVQMRDGNSGEFQTLDFVEGAGTTTEAQTYSFRVADLRAGTYTFRLKQVDFDGAFEYSPEVEASVAVLQTHDLSEVYPNPFARRATLDLAVREAQDVRVEVFNLMGQRVATLLDGAMEANVSTEVALDASDLPGGLYLVRVTGETFQTTRKVTVTN from the coding sequence ATGAGACTTCTCGCTACCATTCTACTCACCTTCGCATGCGGCCTCGCCCCGGCGCTTGCCCAGCATGCCAAAACAGTACCGAGCGCGGTCTCCGCGATAGCTTTAGACGACGGTATCGACTCGCCGACGGACGCCTTCCGAAGCGTTGCCGATGTCTCGACAGACTTTGAGGCTAGCGAAGGGTTCGCTCCAGGCTATTGCGCCCAAAACGGCTGGACAGCGTTTGCCGCGTCGACAACGCAGGGGACGGTAAACGCCGCTAATCCCTACAGCGGCAGCCAGCACCTCCGCATCGCAGACGATCCCACCCAGGCCGATGGCACCAGCACGGGCTGCTTTAGCCCTGACGAAGGCGCCCAGCCTGCTGGCACCTATGCGGTGCAGTTTAAGATTGCTATCTCAGCAACCCTTGGAGCTGACTATGACATCATTGCCCAGTCTCCAGCGCAGGCCGCGCTCACTGCTCGTATGAAGTTCAACTTCGAGGGCAACATCTTTGTCATTGACGATCCGGGGACCGGCCTAGCCTTCGTAGACACGGGCGTAGCGTGGAGCGTCGGCCCCTACGTGGAGGGCCGCATTGTGGTCGACGGGGTCACAGGCATCCAGCAGTATTTCTACAACGATGTCCTGATCTACACGACGAACCCGCTCCCCACGCTTGCCACGAGCATTGACCAGGTCATTTTCCTCTCCGACAACTTCCATATCGGAGATGTGGGCGACCTTGACGATCTCTACTACGGGCTGCTCGCCAACATCCCCGTTGAGTTGACCAGCTTCAATGCCGTCATGGACGGTGAGTCTGTGGTGCTCGACTGGCAGACGGCCTCGGAGACCATCAACGCGGGCTTCGAAGTGCAAATGCGCGACGGGAATAGCGGGGAGTTCCAGACCCTAGACTTCGTTGAGGGCGCCGGCACGACGACAGAAGCCCAGACCTACAGCTTCCGCGTGGCCGACCTCAGGGCCGGGACCTACACGTTCCGACTCAAGCAGGTAGACTTCGACGGCGCGTTCGAGTACAGCCCAGAGGTCGAGGCGTCCGTGGCTGTCCTCCAGACGCATGACCTCTCGGAGGTCTACCCCAACCCGTTCGCACGCCGGGCCACGCTGGACCTCGCCGTGCGGGAGGCGCAGGACGTACGCGTGGAGGTCTTCAACCTGATGGGCCAGCGCGTTGCCACGCTCCTCGACGGCGCGATGGAGGCCAACGTCAGCACCGAGGTCGCACTCGATGCGTCTGACCTCCCAGGCGGCCTCTACCTCGTACGCGTGACAGGCGAGACCTTCCAGACCACGCGCAAGGTCACTGTGACCAACTAG